One genomic window of Magnolia sinica isolate HGM2019 chromosome 3, MsV1, whole genome shotgun sequence includes the following:
- the LOC131241052 gene encoding protein trichome birefringence-like 39, giving the protein MGFGFPVFSTCFLATLSLLALLHGTYADHFYNETGLREGKQVGGCNLFQGSWVYDASYPLYDSSSCPYIDPEFNCQKYGRPDTLYLKYRWQPSSCVLPRFNGKDFLWKNRGKKIMFVGDSLSLNQWQSLTCLLHAAVPQARTTFVRKEDLSSLTFMDYKVSVMYFRSTYLVDLVSTKIGRVLRLDSITSGNAWMGMDMLIFNTWHWWTHRGKSQPWDYIQEGNTFHKDMDRLVAFEKGLSTWARWVDFNVDPTRTKVFFQGISPTHYNGRDWNQPNARDCRGQTQPVSGSFYPGGTLQEDRVVKAVLSRMSKPVYLLDVTLLSQLRKDAHPSAYSGDHSGMDCSHWCIAGLPDTWNQLLYAAL; this is encoded by the exons ATGGGTTTCGGATTTCCCGTCTTTTCTACTTGTTTTCTCGCCACTCTCTCGCTACTAGCGCTTCTCCACGGAACCTATGCCGACCATTTTTACAATGAGACGGGATTGAGGGAAGGAAAGCAAGTGGGTGGCTGTAATTTATTTCAAGGAAGTTGGGTTTACGATGCTTCATATCCTCTCTATGATTCTTCGTCCTGTCCCTACATTGATCCAGAATTCAATTGCCAGAAGTATGGTAGACCTGATACCCTCTACTTGAAATATCGATGGCAGCCTAGTTCTTGTGTATTGCCCAG ATTCAACGGCAAGGATTTCTTGTGGAAGAATAGGGGCAAGAAGATCATGTTTGTGGGGGATTCTCTAAGCTTGAACCAGTGGCAGTCACTGACATGCCTGCTTCATGCAGCAGTGCCACAGGCCCGAACCACCTTTGTGAGAAAAGAGGACCTCTCCTCATTGACATTCATG GACTACAAAGTGTCGGTGATGTACTTTCGGAGTACCTATCTGGTCGACCTGGTGAGCACGAAGATCGGCCGTGTCCTCCGACTCGACTCAATCACGAGTGGAAATGCATGGATGGGCATGGACATGTTGATATTCAACACGTGGCATTGGTGGACCCACAGAGGAAAAAGTCAACC ATGGGACTACATACAAGAAGGGAACACGTTTCACAAGGACATGGACCGTTTGGTTGCGTTCGAGAAGGGTCTTTCTActtgggctagatgggttgactTCAACGTCGACCCCACCAGAACCAAAGTGTTCTTCCAGGGGATTTCTCCAACGCATTACAA TGGAAGGGATTGGAACCAGCCCAATGCAAGGGACTGCAGGGGTCAGACACAGCCAGTGAGTGGATCGTTCTACCCGGGCGGTACTCTTCAGGAAGACCGCGTCGTGAAGGCGGTCCTAAGCAGGATGTCGAAACCGGTCTACTTGCTTGATGTAACGTTGCTATCTCAGCTTCGGAAAGACGCGCACCCGTCTGCATATAGTGGGGACCACTCAGGCATGGACTGTAGTCACTGGTGCATCGCCGGTCTTCCTGATACATGGAATCAGCTCCTATACGCAGCCCTTTAA
- the LOC131241054 gene encoding protein CHUP1, chloroplastic-like, whose product MVSGKVKAVMGFQKTPPSSKPETPKHFSSSPSSQKSLPLPPPPTKTVFSRSFGVYFPRSTQVQPRPPDAIDLVRLVEELQEKESRLKTELLEQKLLKETVKIVPFLENEIASKDAEIERSARRIGSLEAENEMLRREVESLKDRVVREGVENEKKVKEMEDEIAELKRGIESKVFCTETREIAEIDDCASSPQRFQGLIDASARSNLVRSSTKGAKSNGVDSNPEKEKLEITDLNGKDVEAEVMQQSCCSREISESKPKPPRVPKPPPRPSFSSSSTADTLGIAKSRASLESASLTEMPLIPPPFPVVSGAKAPIPPPPPLPPARVKNAGAAEVRRVPEVVEFYRSLMRRDSKRESGAGVPDLPPAANARDMIGEIENRSAHLLAIKTDVETQGDFIRFLIKEVQNAAFTDIEDLVAFVKWLDDELSFLVDERAVLKHFDWPEHKADAMREAAFGYCDLKKLESEAASFRDDIRQPCGPALKKMQALLEKLEHGVYNLSRMREGATTRYKGFQIPWEWMLETGYVSQIKLASVKLAMKYMKRVSAELEAVGCGTEEEELMLQGVRFAFRVHQFAGGFDVETMRAFQELRNNARSCHLQCQNQQQHKLICRSTSC is encoded by the exons ATGGTTTCTGGTAAGGTAAAAGCCGTCATGGGATTTCAGAAAACCCCACCAAGTTCAAAACCAGAGACTCCCAAGCATTTCTCCTCCTCTCCCAGCTCTCAAAaatctcttcctcttcctcctcctcctacCAAGACTGTCTTCTCTCGTTCCTTTGGCGTCTACTTCCCTCGCTCTACTCAAGTCCAGCCCCGCCCGCCCGACGCCATTGACCtcgttcgactggtcgaagaacttcAGGAGAAGGAGTCTCGCCTCAAAACAGAGCTCCTTGAGCAGAAGCTCCTCAAAGAGACGGTCAAGATCGTCCCTTTCCTCGAGAACGAGATCGCTTCCAAGGATGCCGAGATCGAGCGGTCGGCGCGGAGGATTGGTAGTTTGGAAGCTGAGAATGAGATGCTGAGGCGAGAGGTGGAGAGCTTGAAGGATAGGGTTGTAAGAGAAGGGGTGGAGAATGAGAAGAAGGTGAAGGAGATGGAGGATGAGATTGCAGAGCTAAAGAGAGGGATAGAATCGAAGGTGTTTTGTACTGAAACGCGGGAGATTGCGGAGATTGATGACTGCGCGTCGTCGCCGCAGAGGTTCCAGGGCCTGATCGACGCGTCGGCGAGGTCTAATCTGGTAAGAAGCTCGACGAAAGGGGCGAAATCGAACGGTGTGGATTCGAATCCAGAGAAAGAGAAGCTGGAGATTACAGATCTGAACGGAAAAGATGTGGAGGCCGAAGTAATGCAGCAATCTTGCTGTAGTCGAGAGATTTCAGAATCGAAACCAAAACCGCCAAGAGTTCCTAAACCTCCTCCAAgaccttccttttcttcttcttctactgcgGATACGCTTGGGATTGCGAAAAGCAGAGCGTCTTTGGAAAGTGCGAGCCTGACGGAAATGCCGCTGATTCCGCCGCCATTTCCGGTGGTTTCTGGCGCAAAAGCGCCGATTCCTCCCCCTCCGCCTCTTCCGCCGGCGAGGGTGAAGAATGCCGGTGCGGCGGAGGTGAGGCGAGTGCCGGAGGTCGTGGAGTTTTACCGTTCTCTAATGCGGAGGGATTCGAAGAGAGAGTCCGGTGCTGGAGTGCCTGACCTCCCGCCGGCGGCGAACGCGAGGGACATGATCGGAGAAATTGAGAATCGTTCCGCTCACCTACTCGCT ATCAAAACAGACGTAGAAACCCAAGGGGATTTCATTCGTTTCCTGATAAAGGAAGTGCAGAATGCAGCCTTCACTGACATCGAGGACCTAGTTGCATTTGTCAAATGGCTCGATGACGAGCTCTCTTTTCTG GTGGATGAGCGAGCAGTGCTAAAGCACTTTGACTGGCCTGAGCACAAGGCCGACGCAATGCGAGAAGCTGCATTCGGCTACTGTGACCTAAAGAAGCTCGAGTCTGAAGCCGCCTCTTTCCGCGATGACATACGCCAGCCATGTGGTCCCGCTCTCAAGAAGATGCAGGCCTTGTTGGAGAA ATTGGAGCATGGTGTGTACAACCTCTCCCGTATGAGAGAAGGTGCAACGACACGATAcaaaggatttcaaatcccttgggaATGGATGCTCGAAACTGGATATGTAAGCCAG ATAAAGCTAGCATCTGTTAAGCTGGCGATGAAGTACATGAAGAGAGTGTCTGCTGAGCTGGAAGCTGTTGGTTGTGGCACCGAAGAAGAGGAACTGATGCTGCAGGGCGTCAGGTTTGCCTTTCGAGTGCATCAG TTTGCAGGAGGTTTTGATGTGGAAACAATGAGGGCATTTCAGGAGCTAAGAAACAACGCCCGTTCCTGTCATCTTCAGTGCCAAAACCAGCAGCAACACAAGCTCATTTGCAGGTCTACATCTTGCTAA